From Bradysia coprophila strain Holo2 chromosome IV unlocalized genomic scaffold, BU_Bcop_v1 contig_5, whole genome shotgun sequence, one genomic window encodes:
- the LOC119071761 gene encoding mucin-2-like isoform X3: MSIHKVIFLTAIFLVYLTNVISAECNHGELYPNPFDCESFYQCSHGVLYKIMCRDGTHFNPNIGVCDHPENAGCEQITSEPPTSEQPTEPTTSEPTSTTPNWTTPTWTTPNFTFPTWTTPTWSTPNFTMPTWTTPTFTTPTWTTPNFTSPTWTTPNWTSPTWTTPNWTLPTWTTPNWTSPTWTTPNWTSPTWTTPNWTSPTWTTPNWTSPTWTTPTWSTPNWTMPTWTTPTWSTPNWTMPTWTTPTPTTQTPPTNWTLPGNWTLPPHWTLPSNWTWPPQWTLPSNWTLPPHWTTTEATTTTRRTRPTTTTTEATTRQTDQLLPQLKLQQRQGEPDQPLQEEQLHPMTGQIPIIQHRLHFHINIM; encoded by the exons atgtCTATCCACAAAGTTATATTCCTTACGGCTATTTTCTTGGTTTATTTAACTAATGTTATCTCAGCGGAATGCAACCATGGCGAGTTGTATCCAAATCCATTCGACTGTGAATCGTTTTATCAGTGTTCTCACGGTGTTTTATACAAGATCATGTGTCGAGATGGAACTCATTTCAATCCAAATATAGGCGTTTGTGATCATCCAGAAAATGCCGGTTGTGAACAAATAACATCGGAACCACCAACATCGGAACAACCAACTGAACCAACTACATCGGAACCTACTTCTACAACTCCGAATTGGACTACACCTACATGGACTACTCCGAATTTCACCTTTCCTACATGGACCACACCTACTTGGTCAACTCCAAATTTTACTATGCCTACATGGACTACTCCAACTTTTACTACGCCTACATGGACTACTCCGAATTTTACCTCACCTAC ATGGACGACTCCGAATTGGACTTCACCTACATGGACCACTCCAAATTGGACCTTGCCTACATGGACGACTCCGAATTGGACTTCACCTACATGGACGACTCCGAATTGGACCTCGCCTACATGGACGACTCCGAATTGGACTTCACCTACATGGACGACTCCGAATTGGACCTCGCCTACATGGACCACACCTACTTGGTCGACTCCGAATTGGACAATGCCTACATGGACCACACCTACTTGGTCGACTCCGAATTGGACAATGCCTACATGGACTACGCCAACTCCAACTACTCAAACACCCCCTACAAATTGGACACTTCCAGGCAACTGGACATTGCCGCCCCACTGGACATTACCGTCAAACTGGACTTGGCCGCCACAATGGACATTGCCGTCAAACTGGACTTTGCCACCTCATTGGACCACAACTGAAGCTACAACAACGACAAGGCGAACTAGACCAACTACTACCACAACTGAagct ACGACAAGGCAAACAGACCAACTACTACCACAACTGAAACTACAACAACGACAAGGCGAACCAGACCAACCACTGCAAGAAGAACAACTACACCCTATGACGGG
- the LOC119071761 gene encoding mucin-2-like isoform X2, translating into MSIHKVIFLTAIFLVYLTNVISAECNHGELYPNPFDCESFYQCSHGVLYKIMCRDGTHFNPNIGVCDHPENAGCEQITSEPPTSEQPTEPTTSEPTSTTPNWTTPTWTTPNFTFPTWTTPTWSTPNFTMPTWTTPTFTTPTWTTPNFTSPTWTTPNWTSPTWTTPNWTLPTWTTPNWTSPTWTTPNWTSPTWTTPNWTSPTWTTPNWTSPTWTTPTWSTPNWTMPTWTTPTWSTPNWTMPTWTTPTPTTQTPPTNWTLPGNWTLPPHWTLPSNWTWPPQWTLPSNWTLPPHWTTTEATTTTRRTRPTTTTTEATTTTRRTRPTATTTEATTTTRRTRPTATTTEATTTTRRTRPTATTTEATTTTRRTRPTTARRTTTPYDGSDSDYSA; encoded by the exons atgtCTATCCACAAAGTTATATTCCTTACGGCTATTTTCTTGGTTTATTTAACTAATGTTATCTCAGCGGAATGCAACCATGGCGAGTTGTATCCAAATCCATTCGACTGTGAATCGTTTTATCAGTGTTCTCACGGTGTTTTATACAAGATCATGTGTCGAGATGGAACTCATTTCAATCCAAATATAGGCGTTTGTGATCATCCAGAAAATGCCGGTTGTGAACAAATAACATCGGAACCACCAACATCGGAACAACCAACTGAACCAACTACATCGGAACCTACTTCTACAACTCCGAATTGGACTACACCTACATGGACTACTCCGAATTTCACCTTTCCTACATGGACCACACCTACTTGGTCAACTCCAAATTTTACTATGCCTACATGGACTACTCCAACTTTTACTACGCCTACATGGACTACTCCGAATTTTACCTCACCTAC ATGGACGACTCCGAATTGGACTTCACCTACATGGACCACTCCAAATTGGACCTTGCCTACATGGACGACTCCGAATTGGACTTCACCTACATGGACGACTCCGAATTGGACCTCGCCTACATGGACGACTCCGAATTGGACTTCACCTACATGGACGACTCCGAATTGGACCTCGCCTACATGGACCACACCTACTTGGTCGACTCCGAATTGGACAATGCCTACATGGACCACACCTACTTGGTCGACTCCGAATTGGACAATGCCTACATGGACTACGCCAACTCCAACTACTCAAACACCCCCTACAAATTGGACACTTCCAGGCAACTGGACATTGCCGCCCCACTGGACATTACCGTCAAACTGGACTTGGCCGCCACAATGGACATTGCCGTCAAACTGGACTTTGCCACCTCATTGGACCACAACTGAAGCTACAACAACGACAAGGCGAACTAGACCAACTACTACCACAACTGAagctacaacaacaacaagacGAACTAGACCAACTGCTACAACAACTGAagccacaacaacaacaagacGAACTAGACCAACTGCTACCACAACTGAagctacaacaacaacaagacGAACTAGACCAACTGCTACCACAACTGAAGCTACAACAACGACAAG GCGAACCAGACCAACCACTGCAAGAAGAACAACTACACCCTATGACGGG
- the LOC119071761 gene encoding mucin-2-like isoform X5, with product MSIHKVIFLTAIFLVYLTNVISAECNHGELYPNPFDCESFYQCSHGVLYKIMCRDGTHFNPNIGVCDHPENAGCEQITSEPPTSEQPTEPTTSEPTSTTPNWTTPTWTTPNFTFPTWTTPTWSTPNFTMPTWTTPTFTTPTWTTPNFTSPTWTTPTWSTPNWTMPTWTTPTWSTPNWTMPTWTTPTPTTQTPPTNWTLPGNWTLPPHWTLPSNWTWPPQWTLPSNWTLPPHWTTTEATTTTRRTRPTTTTTEATTTTRRTRPTATTTEATTTTRRTRPTATTTEATTTTRRTRPTATTTEATTTTRRTRPTTTTTETTTTTRRTRPTTARRTTTPYDGSDSDYSA from the exons atgtCTATCCACAAAGTTATATTCCTTACGGCTATTTTCTTGGTTTATTTAACTAATGTTATCTCAGCGGAATGCAACCATGGCGAGTTGTATCCAAATCCATTCGACTGTGAATCGTTTTATCAGTGTTCTCACGGTGTTTTATACAAGATCATGTGTCGAGATGGAACTCATTTCAATCCAAATATAGGCGTTTGTGATCATCCAGAAAATGCCGGTTGTGAACAAATAACATCGGAACCACCAACATCGGAACAACCAACTGAACCAACTACATCGGAACCTACTTCTACAACTCCGAATTGGACTACACCTACATGGACTACTCCGAATTTCACCTTTCCTACATGGACCACACCTACTTGGTCAACTCCAAATTTTACTATGCCTACATGGACTACTCCAACTTTTACTACGCCTACATGGACTACTCCGAATTTTACCTCACCTAC ATGGACCACACCTACTTGGTCGACTCCGAATTGGACAATGCCTACATGGACCACACCTACTTGGTCGACTCCGAATTGGACAATGCCTACATGGACTACGCCAACTCCAACTACTCAAACACCCCCTACAAATTGGACACTTCCAGGCAACTGGACATTGCCGCCCCACTGGACATTACCGTCAAACTGGACTTGGCCGCCACAATGGACATTGCCGTCAAACTGGACTTTGCCACCTCATTGGACCACAACTGAAGCTACAACAACGACAAGGCGAACTAGACCAACTACTACCACAACTGAagctacaacaacaacaagacGAACTAGACCAACTGCTACAACAACTGAagccacaacaacaacaagacGAACTAGACCAACTGCTACCACAACTGAagctacaacaacaacaagacGAACTAGACCAACTGCTACCACAACTGAAGCTACAACAACGACAAGGCGAACC AGACCAACTACTACCACAACTGAAACTACAACAACGACAAGGCGAACCAGACCAACCACTGCAAGAAGAACAACTACACCCTATGACGGG
- the LOC119071761 gene encoding mucin-2-like isoform X4 produces MSIHKVIFLTAIFLVYLTNVISAECNHGELYPNPFDCESFYQCSHGVLYKIMCRDGTHFNPNIGVCDHPENAGCEQITSEPPTSEQPTEPTTSEPTSTTPNWTTPTWTTPNFTFPTWTTPTWSTPNFTMPTWTTPTFTTPTWTTPNFTSPTWTTPNWTSPTWTTPNWTLPTWTTPNWTSPTWTTPNWTSPTWTTPNWTSPTWTTPNWTSPTWTTPTWSTPNWTMPTWTTPTWSTPNWTMPTWTTPTPTTQTPPTNWTLPGNWTLPPHWTLPSNWTWPPQWTLPSNWTLPPHWTTTEATTTRTRPTATTTEATTTTRRTRPTTTTTETTTTTRRTRPTTARRTTTPYDGSDSDYSA; encoded by the exons atgtCTATCCACAAAGTTATATTCCTTACGGCTATTTTCTTGGTTTATTTAACTAATGTTATCTCAGCGGAATGCAACCATGGCGAGTTGTATCCAAATCCATTCGACTGTGAATCGTTTTATCAGTGTTCTCACGGTGTTTTATACAAGATCATGTGTCGAGATGGAACTCATTTCAATCCAAATATAGGCGTTTGTGATCATCCAGAAAATGCCGGTTGTGAACAAATAACATCGGAACCACCAACATCGGAACAACCAACTGAACCAACTACATCGGAACCTACTTCTACAACTCCGAATTGGACTACACCTACATGGACTACTCCGAATTTCACCTTTCCTACATGGACCACACCTACTTGGTCAACTCCAAATTTTACTATGCCTACATGGACTACTCCAACTTTTACTACGCCTACATGGACTACTCCGAATTTTACCTCACCTAC ATGGACGACTCCGAATTGGACTTCACCTACATGGACCACTCCAAATTGGACCTTGCCTACATGGACGACTCCGAATTGGACTTCACCTACATGGACGACTCCGAATTGGACCTCGCCTACATGGACGACTCCGAATTGGACTTCACCTACATGGACGACTCCGAATTGGACCTCGCCTACATGGACCACACCTACTTGGTCGACTCCGAATTGGACAATGCCTACATGGACCACACCTACTTGGTCGACTCCGAATTGGACAATGCCTACATGGACTACGCCAACTCCAACTACTCAAACACCCCCTACAAATTGGACACTTCCAGGCAACTGGACATTGCCGCCCCACTGGACATTACCGTCAAACTGGACTTGGCCGCCACAATGGACATTGCCGTCAAACTGGACTTTGCCACCTCATTGGACCACAACTGAAGCTACAACAACG cGAACTAGACCAACTGCTACCACAACTGAAGCTACAACAACGACAAGGCGAACC AGACCAACTACTACCACAACTGAAACTACAACAACGACAAGGCGAACCAGACCAACCACTGCAAGAAGAACAACTACACCCTATGACGGG
- the LOC119071761 gene encoding mucin-2-like isoform X1, with the protein MSIHKVIFLTAIFLVYLTNVISAECNHGELYPNPFDCESFYQCSHGVLYKIMCRDGTHFNPNIGVCDHPENAGCEQITSEPPTSEQPTEPTTSEPTSTTPNWTTPTWTTPNFTFPTWTTPTWSTPNFTMPTWTTPTFTTPTWTTPNFTSPTWTTPNWTSPTWTTPNWTLPTWTTPNWTSPTWTTPNWTSPTWTTPNWTSPTWTTPNWTSPTWTTPTWSTPNWTMPTWTTPTWSTPNWTMPTWTTPTPTTQTPPTNWTLPGNWTLPPHWTLPSNWTWPPQWTLPSNWTLPPHWTTTEATTTTRRTRPTTTTTEATTTTRRTRPTATTTEATTTTRRTRPTATTTEATTTTRRTRPTATTTEATTTTRRTRPTTTTTETTTTTRRTRPTTARRTTTPYDGSDSDYSA; encoded by the exons atgtCTATCCACAAAGTTATATTCCTTACGGCTATTTTCTTGGTTTATTTAACTAATGTTATCTCAGCGGAATGCAACCATGGCGAGTTGTATCCAAATCCATTCGACTGTGAATCGTTTTATCAGTGTTCTCACGGTGTTTTATACAAGATCATGTGTCGAGATGGAACTCATTTCAATCCAAATATAGGCGTTTGTGATCATCCAGAAAATGCCGGTTGTGAACAAATAACATCGGAACCACCAACATCGGAACAACCAACTGAACCAACTACATCGGAACCTACTTCTACAACTCCGAATTGGACTACACCTACATGGACTACTCCGAATTTCACCTTTCCTACATGGACCACACCTACTTGGTCAACTCCAAATTTTACTATGCCTACATGGACTACTCCAACTTTTACTACGCCTACATGGACTACTCCGAATTTTACCTCACCTAC ATGGACGACTCCGAATTGGACTTCACCTACATGGACCACTCCAAATTGGACCTTGCCTACATGGACGACTCCGAATTGGACTTCACCTACATGGACGACTCCGAATTGGACCTCGCCTACATGGACGACTCCGAATTGGACTTCACCTACATGGACGACTCCGAATTGGACCTCGCCTACATGGACCACACCTACTTGGTCGACTCCGAATTGGACAATGCCTACATGGACCACACCTACTTGGTCGACTCCGAATTGGACAATGCCTACATGGACTACGCCAACTCCAACTACTCAAACACCCCCTACAAATTGGACACTTCCAGGCAACTGGACATTGCCGCCCCACTGGACATTACCGTCAAACTGGACTTGGCCGCCACAATGGACATTGCCGTCAAACTGGACTTTGCCACCTCATTGGACCACAACTGAAGCTACAACAACGACAAGGCGAACTAGACCAACTACTACCACAACTGAagctacaacaacaacaagacGAACTAGACCAACTGCTACAACAACTGAagccacaacaacaacaagacGAACTAGACCAACTGCTACCACAACTGAagctacaacaacaacaagacGAACTAGACCAACTGCTACCACAACTGAAGCTACAACAACGACAAGGCGAACC AGACCAACTACTACCACAACTGAAACTACAACAACGACAAGGCGAACCAGACCAACCACTGCAAGAAGAACAACTACACCCTATGACGGG